One stretch of Procambarus clarkii isolate CNS0578487 chromosome 35, FALCON_Pclarkii_2.0, whole genome shotgun sequence DNA includes these proteins:
- the LOC138371137 gene encoding tripartite motif-containing protein 59-like: protein MMDNKPEECSVCYNDYDDNQLRPRTLPCGHTFCSQCIDNAIENGQLTCPNCRAQHTATAATQFPISYAVEALVRKLKDIQLTQKKTVPVKKKLHSLVQEQKSSISSLITSCEEVLSQLGKYRGQLGDWKTCHLQLQDRLYALVEQNKSAMKLLELEDTSVVDMTIQGEEGKTQLQAMLGSLDTGNTPQEVYTTIGTADECSMKIEDWLQKCRELFPNVKTVHTSVKVRC from the exons atgatg gataacaagccagaggaatgttcagtgtgttatAACGATTATGATGACAATCAGCTACGGCCTCGTACACTGCCGtgcggccacacattctgctcccagtgtattgacaatgctatcgAGAATGGTCAACTGACCTGCCCCAACTGCCGTGCCCAGCACactgccacagctgctactcagttcccaattagctACGCTGTGGAGGCTTTAGTTAGGAAACTGAAAGATATCCAGCTAACACAAAAGAAAACTGTACCAGTAAAAAAGAAGTTACATtccctggtgcaggagcagaagagcagcatcagcagcctcattactagctgtgaagaggtactgtcccagctggggaAGTATCGGGGCCAgttgggggactggaagacttgCCACCTCCAGCTacaggacagactctatgctctggtagagcagaacaagtcagcaatgaagctcttggaactggaggataccagtgtggtggatatgacaatacaaggagaggaagggaagactcagctgcaggccatgttggggagcctcgacaCAGGCAACACCCCACAGGAAGTTTACACAACCATAGGCACAGCTGATGAGTGCAGCATGAAGATAGAAGATTGGCTCCAGAAGTGCCGGGAACTCTTCCCAaatgtcaagactgtccacacctcagtgaaggtacgctgctga